Within the bacterium genome, the region TTTCAATACGAATAGTTACTTCACCCATCGCATCCATTCCACCTGTAACTGATTGGACTGCGAATTCAACTAATTTGCAATTGGGATTGACTATTTTATCAATGGCTTCGTAACTCGCATCTACCGGCCCTGAGCCAGCTGATTCTGTTTCTAATATTTGCCCTTTTGAAGTAATCAATTTTATCTTAGCCGTTGGTGTAATTTTATTTCCACACCACACCTCTAAAGAATCAAGTGAATAGGATTCTTCGACTATTGAAATTTCATCATTAATGATTGCCTCAATATCACTATCTGTAATTTCTTTCTTTTTATCCGCCGTCTTTTTGAATACTTCAAATGCCTTTTCAAATTCATTCTCACTAATCTCATAACCTAATTCTTCTAATCTATGTTTAAAGGCATGTCTTCCAGAAAGTTTTCCTAAGACAATTTTACTTGATGGAAGTCCAATACTTTGCGGGGTCATAATTTCATAAGTTGTTCGCTCTTTGAGGAAACCATCCTGGTGGATTCCGGATTCATGAGCAAAGGCATTTGCTCCAACGATAGCCTTATTGGGCTGAACTGGTATTCCTGTGTAGTGACTCACCATTTTAGATGTTTTATAGATTTGGGTCGTATCCACATTGGTTTTAAGCCTAAAGAAGTCGGGTCTGGTTTTAATTCCCATCACGATTTCTTCTAAAGAGGCATTACCAGCCCGTTCACCAATGCCATTTATGGTGCATTCAATCTGTCGGACACCCGCACGAATTGCGGCTAATGAATTAGCGGTAGATAATCCTAAATCATTATGACAATGAACACTTAAAATCGCTTTAGAAATATTTGGGACATTGGCGATGATATTTTTGATGAGATTGCCAAATTCTTCGGGAATAGTATAACCAACAGTATCCGGGATATTGATTGTTGTTGCCCCTGCAGAAATAGCCGCCTCAATCATCTCGTATAAATATTCTACATCAGCC harbors:
- a CDS encoding 2-isopropylmalate synthase; this encodes MEKIYIFDTTLRDGEQSPGASLEIKEKLEIAKQLARLQVDIIEAGFPISSPGDFESVRLIAQTIEGPTICALARARKGDIDRAWEAISGAKKPRIHTFISASNIQIEHQLHKSPAEVIEIAKEMVALAKSYTDDVEFSPMDATRADVEYLYEMIEAAISAGATTINIPDTVGYTIPEEFGNLIKNIIANVPNISKAILSVHCHNDLGLSTANSLAAIRAGVRQIECTINGIGERAGNASLEEIVMGIKTRPDFFRLKTNVDTTQIYKTSKMVSHYTGIPVQPNKAIVGANAFAHESGIHQDGFLKERTTYEIMTPQSIGLPSSKIVLGKLSGRHAFKHRLEELGYEISENEFEKAFEVFKKTADKKKEITDSDIEAIINDEISIVEESYSLDSLEVWCGNKITPTAKIKLITSKGQILETESAGSGPVDASYEAIDKIVNPNCKLVEFAVQSVTGGMDAMGEVTIRIEKEGRIFVGRGADTDIIVASAKAYLNAINRLMQTK